In one Neobacillus sp. CF12 genomic region, the following are encoded:
- a CDS encoding sensor histidine kinase: MIFKSIRDGKFKNTRLSTKLIITYFLLTVVPMGLLSILAYYEYTKSIENQVGEYIPKLLKQANHNIENNLDELEKLPELIYSSSDVMAVLRDDTMKNQSQSQQDKFVVESFLTNTYLDKSNEILGAFLLSKNRSFVSSRIPYNGFNLENSSLPYGEEHALGEKMEILLPNQANLKFEGNPPYLFVMKQITDFDNRKSLGTILLAVKLSFVEKILSDLEEKDNATMWVMDENGKVIFHTNPSKIGSIFNELNEYPLVNGSFQTVEQTEKTLISINRSSIHKWILVHSIPLKYLTKDTDVVKNVTVFAFIILVFITTTISIFLAWTVTKPIKKLGHIMQEVEEGNLNVSIPNHSRDEVGILAHSFDSMITKIRELIRKNYSIELRQKDAELYALQSQINPHFMYNTLQTISMAVEEGESKTVVEMVTILGRMLRYSLSNKEHLVPLSDEISHIEDYLKIQKFRFEERLSFDIQVQPDKELYFTPKFILQPIVENSIKYGLEKRKGLRIEILVQELISERGDHDLLFVIRDNGPGISKHRLEEINLDMQTDPIGKRESGFGMLNVHSRVKMMFGSNYELKIMSIEEKGTEITIQIPTITKSKVTQFLSRGSDTYEEAN; the protein is encoded by the coding sequence ATGATTTTTAAGAGTATTAGGGATGGGAAATTTAAAAACACCCGTTTGTCAACAAAGCTCATTATCACCTACTTTCTATTAACGGTTGTTCCTATGGGACTCTTAAGTATTTTAGCTTATTATGAATATACCAAATCCATTGAAAATCAAGTTGGAGAGTATATTCCTAAACTTTTAAAGCAAGCGAATCATAACATTGAGAATAACTTGGATGAATTAGAAAAGTTACCTGAATTAATTTATAGTTCGTCAGATGTAATGGCTGTGCTAAGAGACGATACCATGAAAAATCAATCACAGTCACAGCAGGATAAGTTTGTCGTGGAAAGTTTTTTAACAAATACCTATCTTGATAAAAGTAATGAAATTCTGGGAGCTTTTCTATTGTCAAAAAATCGTTCCTTTGTAAGCTCTCGAATTCCATACAATGGATTTAATCTAGAAAATTCATCTCTCCCATATGGGGAGGAACATGCTCTCGGGGAAAAAATGGAAATCTTGCTGCCAAACCAGGCAAACCTAAAGTTTGAAGGAAATCCACCTTATTTATTTGTCATGAAACAAATTACAGACTTTGATAATAGAAAGTCCCTTGGAACGATCTTATTGGCTGTAAAGCTTTCTTTTGTTGAAAAAATACTATCCGATTTGGAAGAGAAAGATAATGCCACGATGTGGGTAATGGATGAGAATGGTAAGGTTATTTTTCATACAAATCCGTCCAAAATTGGTTCGATATTCAACGAGTTAAATGAATATCCATTGGTAAACGGAAGTTTTCAAACGGTAGAACAAACGGAAAAAACACTTATTAGTATTAATCGATCATCGATTCATAAATGGATCCTAGTTCATAGCATTCCGCTAAAATACTTAACAAAAGACACAGATGTTGTTAAAAATGTAACCGTTTTTGCTTTTATCATTCTTGTTTTCATCACGACTACTATTTCTATCTTTCTTGCATGGACCGTAACGAAGCCGATAAAAAAACTAGGTCATATTATGCAGGAGGTTGAAGAGGGAAATTTAAATGTTAGCATTCCTAACCATTCAAGGGATGAAGTTGGAATATTAGCACATAGTTTTGATTCAATGATTACAAAAATTAGAGAATTAATCCGAAAGAATTATTCGATTGAACTTAGACAAAAAGACGCTGAATTATATGCGCTGCAATCTCAAATTAATCCACACTTTATGTATAATACATTGCAAACCATTAGCATGGCCGTGGAAGAGGGAGAATCGAAAACGGTCGTAGAAATGGTCACGATTCTTGGTAGAATGCTTCGTTATTCTTTAAGTAACAAAGAGCACCTTGTCCCATTATCAGATGAAATTTCTCATATTGAAGACTACTTGAAAATTCAGAAGTTTAGGTTTGAAGAAAGACTTTCATTTGATATTCAAGTACAACCAGATAAAGAGCTTTACTTTACACCTAAATTTATATTACAACCAATTGTCGAAAACTCAATAAAATATGGCTTAGAAAAACGGAAGGGTTTAAGGATTGAAATCCTCGTTCAGGAATTAATCTCAGAGCGTGGAGATCATGACTTGTTATTTGTGATTCGAGACAATGGGCCGGGCATTAGTAAACATAGATTGGAAGAAATAAACCTTGATATGCAAACTGATCCAATTGGAAAAAGAGAATCTGGCTTTGGTATGTTAAATGTTCATTCCCGGGTTAAAATGATGTTTGGGAGTAACTATGAATTAAAGATTATGAGTATAGAAGAAAAGGGAACAGAAATTACGATTCAAATTCCAACGATCACAAAGAGTAAAGTAACACAATTCCTTAGCAGGGGGTCGGATACCTATGAAGAAGCAAATTAA
- a CDS encoding autoinducer 2 ABC transporter substrate-binding protein — MFNIIAKWRLSIWFLTVLLVSGCGNSEKYKVIYNGEEKENQQYQTSKNVDFTIAIVPKVSGIPYFNAVEEGALEAGENLHVNVIFTGPPIADWKQQMNIIDDFIQKDVDLIAVSANDPEKLGPVLQRAKRNGIKVITWDSDTNPEYRELFINMVDPEKLGRHLMDNLAAKMGEKGDYAIMTGSHDAANLSEWINWIMEQQEEVYPQMNLLEVVETDDNPQKSYMEAQRLIKSYPNLKGILGSSSVGPPAAAQAVMDAEKVGEIIVTGLSTPNLMRSYLKDDTAQIVTLWSPKKLGYLTVSLAKELLNDNRPKDGQHIKNIGNIKLKEDMVIMGLPIDFTRENIDQYDF, encoded by the coding sequence GTGTTTAACATAATAGCAAAATGGAGACTATCAATTTGGTTTTTAACTGTGCTGCTTGTAAGCGGTTGCGGTAATTCGGAAAAATATAAAGTTATCTATAATGGTGAAGAAAAAGAAAATCAACAGTACCAAACTAGTAAAAATGTAGACTTTACGATTGCAATTGTACCTAAGGTAAGTGGTATTCCGTATTTTAATGCGGTAGAGGAAGGTGCTCTTGAGGCGGGGGAAAATTTACACGTCAATGTTATTTTCACTGGTCCCCCCATTGCTGATTGGAAACAGCAAATGAATATTATTGATGACTTCATCCAAAAGGATGTGGATCTCATTGCTGTTTCAGCAAATGACCCTGAAAAGTTAGGACCTGTTTTACAAAGGGCTAAAAGGAACGGAATTAAAGTCATAACTTGGGATTCCGATACAAATCCTGAATACCGGGAACTGTTTATTAATATGGTGGACCCTGAGAAACTTGGCCGTCATTTAATGGATAACTTGGCAGCAAAAATGGGTGAAAAAGGGGATTATGCGATCATGACAGGCTCGCATGATGCTGCAAATCTATCGGAGTGGATAAACTGGATCATGGAGCAACAGGAAGAAGTCTATCCGCAAATGAACTTACTAGAAGTGGTCGAAACAGATGATAACCCTCAAAAATCATACATGGAGGCCCAAAGGCTGATCAAAAGTTACCCTAATTTAAAAGGGATTTTAGGGAGTTCATCCGTAGGCCCGCCAGCTGCGGCTCAGGCTGTAATGGATGCTGAGAAAGTAGGGGAAATCATAGTCACAGGGCTTTCTACCCCTAATTTAATGAGATCCTATTTAAAGGATGATACAGCTCAAATTGTCACCTTGTGGAGTCCAAAAAAGCTGGGATATTTAACGGTTAGTTTAGCTAAGGAACTATTGAATGACAATCGGCCAAAGGATGGTCAGCACATTAAAAACATCGGAAATATCAAACTTAAAGAGGATATGGTTATAATGGGGCTGCCGATTGATTTTACAAGGGAGAATATTGATCAATATGATTTTTAA
- a CDS encoding iron-containing alcohol dehydrogenase, translating to MSVYYVPSTNLFGRGCLKKLAPLVSELGFKKAMVVTDKFLNQTGVAGKVLAELDSINLEYIVYDDVKPNPTIENVYAGVDVFKTNECDVLVSVGGGSPQDTAKAVGLYVTNGGDLRDYEGVGKTKNKSIPIIAVNTTAGTSSEFTINYVITDKEREVKMVMVDKNSLVTIAVNDPELMVDKPAALTAATGMDALTHAIEAIVTPGAYAVTDATALAAVDIIFNYLPRAVKNGHDIEAREQMTYVMFLGGIAFNNTGLGFVHAMAHQLGGVYDLPHGVCNAMLLPIVERENAKRDPRKFRAIAKAAGLNVDGKSDEQCAEEVIDAIKALSKEVGIPSKLAELGVNEVDLEKLAVNSLNDACAPGNPFQPTKEEVIAMFKEIL from the coding sequence ATGAGTGTTTATTACGTTCCAAGTACAAATTTGTTTGGCAGAGGCTGCTTAAAGAAATTAGCTCCATTAGTAAGTGAACTAGGATTTAAAAAAGCAATGGTGGTTACAGACAAATTTTTAAACCAAACTGGTGTAGCAGGAAAGGTGCTTGCTGAATTAGATTCTATTAATCTGGAATATATCGTTTATGATGATGTTAAGCCTAATCCAACCATTGAAAATGTTTATGCTGGTGTAGATGTATTTAAAACCAATGAATGTGATGTTCTTGTATCTGTAGGCGGAGGTTCACCACAGGATACAGCCAAGGCAGTTGGACTTTATGTTACAAATGGTGGGGACCTGCGTGACTACGAGGGAGTAGGTAAAACGAAAAATAAATCAATCCCAATTATAGCCGTTAATACCACTGCAGGTACTTCTAGTGAATTCACGATTAACTATGTAATAACCGATAAAGAACGTGAAGTAAAAATGGTAATGGTAGATAAAAATAGCTTAGTAACCATCGCTGTTAATGATCCAGAATTAATGGTCGATAAGCCTGCTGCCTTAACAGCAGCAACAGGAATGGACGCTTTAACGCATGCAATTGAAGCGATTGTTACTCCAGGGGCCTATGCTGTTACAGATGCTACTGCACTAGCAGCAGTTGATATCATCTTTAATTACTTGCCACGTGCAGTTAAAAATGGACATGATATTGAAGCACGTGAACAAATGACCTATGTGATGTTCTTAGGCGGTATTGCCTTTAACAATACTGGTCTTGGTTTTGTTCATGCAATGGCACACCAGCTTGGCGGTGTGTATGATTTGCCTCATGGTGTTTGTAATGCAATGCTTCTTCCAATTGTCGAAAGAGAAAATGCTAAACGCGATCCTCGGAAATTCCGCGCCATTGCGAAAGCTGCTGGACTTAATGTGGATGGAAAATCAGATGAGCAATGTGCAGAAGAGGTAATTGATGCGATTAAAGCACTATCAAAGGAAGTTGGCATCCCTAGTAAACTTGCAGAGTTAGGGGTAAATGAAGTAGATTTGGAAAAATTGGCTGTTAATTCACTTAACGATGCCTGTGCACCAGGAAATCCATTCCAGCCTACAAAAGAAGAAGTTATTGCCATGTTTAAGGAGATTTTATAG
- the rhaD gene encoding rhamnulose-1-phosphate aldolase: MIKDAIYVAPFLQEMLETTSNLYRLGWDERNGGNISYLLNEYEVLPYLNVDDIKRTVPMNFDASALTGRYFIVTGSGKYFKNVKRDPANNLGLIRISADGKSYEILWGFEDGGVATSELPTHLMNHMKRLAVDKNHRVIMHCHATNLIAMSFTHSLKEEDFTKTLWEMCTECLVVFPEGVGIIPWIVPGTNAIGEATAEKMEDVRLVLWPHHGIFGAGTTLDETFGLIETAEKAAEVYTIVCAQGGKKQTITDAQLQELADAFGVNPRKGILNL, translated from the coding sequence ATGATTAAAGATGCAATCTATGTTGCTCCATTTTTACAAGAAATGTTGGAAACGACGTCTAACTTATACCGCTTAGGCTGGGATGAACGCAATGGCGGGAATATCAGTTATTTATTAAATGAATATGAAGTTCTTCCATATTTAAATGTTGATGATATTAAAAGAACCGTACCGATGAACTTTGATGCATCAGCATTAACGGGTCGATATTTCATCGTAACGGGATCTGGAAAATACTTCAAGAATGTAAAGAGAGATCCTGCGAATAACCTAGGTTTGATTCGCATTTCAGCGGATGGGAAGAGCTATGAAATCTTATGGGGCTTTGAAGATGGCGGGGTTGCAACGAGCGAATTACCAACACATCTAATGAATCATATGAAGCGCTTAGCAGTGGATAAGAACCATCGCGTTATTATGCACTGCCACGCAACAAACTTAATTGCGATGTCCTTTACACATAGTTTAAAGGAAGAAGATTTTACAAAAACCTTATGGGAAATGTGTACTGAATGTCTTGTTGTTTTCCCTGAAGGTGTAGGAATCATTCCATGGATTGTTCCAGGCACAAATGCAATTGGTGAAGCCACTGCAGAAAAAATGGAAGATGTCCGCCTTGTACTTTGGCCGCATCATGGAATATTCGGTGCTGGTACTACATTAGATGAAACCTTTGGTTTAATCGAAACGGCTGAAAAAGCAGCTGAAGTGTATACGATCGTATGTGCACAAGGCGGTAAAAAGCAAACCATTACCGATGCTCAGCTTCAAGAACTTGCAGATGCATTTGGTGTTAATCCACGTAAAGGAATACTAAATCTGTAA
- a CDS encoding alpha/beta hydrolase — translation MRKYDANAIEKLQNGTSIIENNGVPIILKPIPGEERPGYLDPIELSIIGDHWAGKSKQEVPASLPPMEVLVPIMRENMGFPNYNLNTVEIHTKYEEITDSGNTVGLWRYYPRKSEKNRKRHALVFFHGGGWIGGTVYTVENVCKLIAELADAVVFNVDYSLAPEKPFPNGLNDNYYAVKHVYDHAKSYGIDPDKISVGGDSAGGNYAAAVCLKAKDEGTPKIAMQVLIYPAVTMADAKVEGYEWSEDFFEVSEEHKDIIKNGLLSLGRPSKMEESLFLGAYISNEEDIYNPYVSPMLAESHAGLPKALLIGAEFDGLRIHTEFYAKQLMEAGVETTCIRYNGMTHAFIDKLGHLPQAEDLCIEIANAIKTL, via the coding sequence ATGCGTAAATATGATGCAAATGCAATCGAAAAGCTTCAAAATGGTACTTCCATTATTGAAAATAATGGCGTTCCCATTATCCTTAAGCCAATTCCTGGAGAAGAGAGACCAGGATATCTTGATCCGATAGAATTAAGTATTATAGGGGATCACTGGGCGGGAAAATCAAAACAAGAGGTACCTGCATCTTTACCGCCAATGGAAGTTTTAGTTCCTATTATGAGGGAAAACATGGGGTTTCCTAATTATAATTTAAATACAGTGGAAATCCATACAAAATATGAAGAAATAACTGACAGTGGAAATACAGTTGGATTGTGGCGATACTACCCGAGGAAATCTGAAAAGAATCGTAAACGCCATGCTCTCGTATTTTTTCATGGAGGCGGTTGGATCGGGGGAACCGTCTACACGGTAGAAAATGTCTGCAAATTAATTGCTGAGTTAGCAGATGCGGTAGTCTTTAATGTCGATTATTCCTTAGCGCCCGAAAAGCCATTTCCAAATGGATTAAATGATAATTACTATGCAGTAAAACATGTTTACGATCATGCGAAAAGCTACGGTATTGACCCAGACAAAATTTCTGTCGGCGGAGATAGTGCTGGAGGGAATTATGCAGCAGCAGTCTGTTTAAAAGCTAAAGATGAAGGAACACCAAAGATTGCGATGCAGGTACTCATTTATCCAGCCGTAACGATGGCAGATGCAAAAGTAGAAGGATATGAGTGGAGCGAAGATTTCTTTGAAGTGTCTGAAGAGCACAAAGACATTATCAAAAATGGATTACTTTCACTTGGAAGACCATCAAAAATGGAAGAAAGCTTATTTTTAGGAGCATACATTTCTAATGAGGAAGATATTTATAATCCATACGTAAGTCCAATGCTTGCAGAATCCCATGCAGGACTTCCAAAGGCACTTTTAATAGGGGCAGAATTTGACGGTTTGCGTATACATACAGAGTTCTATGCGAAACAGCTAATGGAAGCGGGCGTAGAAACCACATGTATTCGATACAATGGAATGACCCACGCCTTTATTGATAAATTAGGGCATCTCCCACAAGCCGAGGATCTGTGTATTGAAATTGCCAATGCTATAAAAACATTATAG
- a CDS encoding glycoside hydrolase family 3 N-terminal domain-containing protein — MINYVKNENGPTLGYSQTSGVTIIEEDGLFFKDLDKDGQLSKYEDWRVSPKERAKDLASKMTIEQIAGLMLYSAHQSVPAADRGFFASTFGGKAFSESGAKSWELSDQQIEFLTKDHLRHVLLTSVQSPEVAAKWNNEVQALVEGVGFGIPANNSSDPRHSSDSSKEFNEGAGGHISMWPETLGLAATFNPCHVRQFGEIAAKEYRALGLTTALSPQIDIATDPRWFRFNGTFGEDSQLSTDMARAYVDGFQESVADREIADGWGYDSVNAMVKHWPGGGSGESGRDAHYGAGMYAVYPGNNFDEHLIAFTEGAFKLEGKTGMASAVMPYYTISVDQDPKNGENVGNSYNKYLIQDLLLNKYGYDGVVCTDWNITHNFSGKMDLFIDGKPWGVENLTVEERHYKLLMAGVDQFGGNNESAPILAAYQMGVEEHGEAFMRTRMEQSAVRLLTNIFRTGLFENPYLDVEETIQTVGNSEFMEKGYHVQLQSVVMLKNSNQLLPLSKQATVYVPKRYYPSKKDWFGNRIPDRTDYPVNIELVKKYFNVTDNPTEADAALVFISGPESGIGFSYEDVESGGNGFLPISLQYRSYTAELAREKSLAGDRSYKGKNVKTHNECDLDLVLETKKAMNGKPVIVSLLLSNPTVVNEFEKEVDGILVNFGVQDQAILDLISGLAEPSALLPFQMPANMETVETQLEDVAHDMECHVDSVGNVYDFAFGLDWNGVIKDDRVKKYARLLVK, encoded by the coding sequence ATGATTAATTATGTTAAAAATGAAAACGGCCCAACTTTAGGCTATTCGCAAACTTCGGGAGTAACCATTATTGAGGAGGACGGGCTATTTTTTAAAGATTTGGATAAGGACGGACAACTAAGTAAATATGAAGATTGGCGCGTAAGTCCTAAAGAACGTGCAAAAGATTTAGCTTCTAAAATGACGATTGAACAGATTGCTGGTTTGATGTTATACAGTGCACATCAATCTGTTCCTGCGGCCGACCGCGGTTTTTTTGCCAGCACATTTGGCGGGAAAGCGTTTTCCGAGAGTGGAGCAAAATCATGGGAACTTTCCGACCAACAGATTGAGTTTTTAACGAAGGATCATTTACGTCATGTCTTACTTACAAGTGTGCAAAGCCCTGAAGTAGCAGCAAAGTGGAATAATGAAGTACAAGCTCTTGTGGAAGGTGTTGGGTTTGGGATCCCAGCCAACAATAGTTCTGACCCGCGGCATTCTTCCGATTCAAGCAAGGAGTTTAATGAAGGGGCCGGCGGCCATATTTCGATGTGGCCTGAAACCCTCGGCCTTGCTGCTACATTCAATCCATGTCATGTTCGACAATTTGGCGAGATTGCTGCCAAAGAATACAGAGCATTAGGGTTAACGACTGCCCTTTCTCCGCAGATTGATATAGCCACAGATCCACGCTGGTTCCGTTTCAACGGTACATTTGGTGAGGATTCTCAATTATCTACAGATATGGCACGTGCGTATGTAGATGGATTTCAAGAATCAGTTGCTGACAGAGAAATTGCGGATGGCTGGGGCTATGACAGTGTTAATGCCATGGTGAAACATTGGCCAGGCGGCGGTTCTGGAGAATCTGGCAGAGATGCACATTATGGGGCCGGAATGTATGCAGTTTATCCTGGAAATAACTTTGATGAACATTTAATAGCATTTACAGAGGGTGCCTTTAAATTGGAAGGAAAAACAGGGATGGCATCTGCAGTTATGCCCTACTATACGATTTCTGTTGATCAGGATCCCAAAAATGGTGAAAATGTAGGTAACTCGTATAATAAGTATCTCATTCAAGACCTTCTTCTGAATAAATATGGTTACGATGGAGTCGTTTGTACAGACTGGAACATTACCCATAATTTCTCGGGGAAAATGGATTTATTTATTGATGGGAAACCTTGGGGAGTAGAAAATCTCACGGTAGAAGAGCGGCATTATAAACTTTTAATGGCCGGAGTAGATCAATTTGGCGGTAATAATGAAAGTGCTCCCATTCTAGCAGCCTATCAAATGGGTGTGGAAGAACATGGGGAAGCGTTCATGAGAACTCGTATGGAGCAATCTGCCGTCCGTTTACTAACGAACATTTTCCGTACCGGGCTGTTTGAAAATCCATACCTAGATGTTGAAGAAACTATCCAAACTGTAGGGAATTCGGAGTTTATGGAAAAAGGATATCATGTTCAACTGCAATCCGTAGTCATGTTGAAAAACAGCAATCAACTATTGCCTCTTTCAAAGCAAGCAACAGTCTATGTTCCGAAACGTTACTACCCTTCTAAGAAAGATTGGTTTGGGAATCGTATTCCTGATCGAACTGATTATCCTGTCAATATCGAGTTAGTCAAAAAATACTTTAATGTAACGGATAATCCAACAGAGGCAGATGCTGCACTCGTCTTTATCTCCGGACCTGAATCCGGAATTGGTTTTAGCTATGAGGATGTAGAATCAGGCGGCAATGGATTTTTGCCGATTAGTCTTCAGTACCGTTCCTATACGGCGGAATTAGCTAGAGAAAAAAGCCTGGCCGGAGATCGTTCATATAAAGGAAAAAACGTAAAAACTCATAACGAATGTGATTTAGATCTCGTACTAGAAACAAAAAAAGCGATGAACGGAAAACCAGTCATCGTATCATTGCTCCTGTCAAATCCAACTGTGGTGAATGAATTTGAAAAGGAAGTCGATGGAATCCTTGTGAATTTTGGAGTGCAAGACCAGGCTATTTTAGATCTAATTAGCGGTCTTGCCGAACCATCCGCACTCCTTCCATTCCAAATGCCAGCAAACATGGAAACTGTTGAAACGCAATTGGAGGATGTGGCACATGATATGGAATGCCATGTTGACTCTGTAGGAAACGTGTATGACTTTGCATTTGGCCTCGATTGGAATGGTGTTATTAAAGATGATCGCGTAAAAAAATACGCAAGGTTATTAGTGAAATAA
- a CDS encoding DeoR/GlpR family DNA-binding transcription regulator has translation MLVAERHKKIVELVNEKLSIRVTELSKIFSVTEETIRRDLEKLEKENLLMRSHGGAVSIEKDQGETSYLEREITNAAEKKAIAVEAVRSIEAGDQIVLDASTTAWYVAKELEDIPLTVLTNSIKVAIELSKKEQIKVISTGGTLLSQSLSFVGPLAERSLGMYHVNKAFISCKGVHLEKGLSDFNESQALLKKQMMEISDETILMVDSSKFGTRAFSQIAPVSKIHSIITDSDIDEHTKKQLEERNIKVTIAN, from the coding sequence ATGCTAGTTGCAGAAAGGCATAAAAAGATTGTTGAACTCGTCAATGAAAAATTAAGTATACGTGTTACTGAGCTAAGCAAGATATTTTCTGTTACGGAGGAAACAATTCGTCGTGATCTTGAAAAGCTTGAAAAAGAGAATCTATTAATGCGCAGCCATGGTGGTGCGGTTAGTATTGAAAAGGATCAAGGGGAAACTTCTTATTTAGAAAGAGAAATTACGAATGCTGCTGAGAAGAAAGCGATTGCAGTAGAAGCTGTACGTTCCATTGAGGCTGGCGATCAAATCGTGTTAGACGCAAGTACAACGGCATGGTATGTAGCAAAGGAATTAGAGGACATTCCGTTAACTGTCCTAACAAACTCCATTAAAGTAGCGATTGAGCTAAGCAAAAAAGAACAAATTAAAGTGATTTCTACAGGTGGTACGTTATTGTCACAATCTCTTTCCTTTGTCGGTCCGCTTGCTGAACGATCGCTGGGAATGTATCACGTTAATAAAGCATTTATATCCTGTAAGGGTGTCCACCTAGAAAAGGGGCTAAGTGATTTTAATGAATCACAAGCTCTTTTGAAGAAACAAATGATGGAGATTTCGGATGAAACCATTCTAATGGTCGATTCAAGTAAATTTGGAACACGAGCATTTTCGCAAATTGCTCCTGTATCAAAGATCCACTCTATTATTACCGATTCGGATATAGATGAACATACTAAAAAACAGTTAGAAGAAAGAAACATAAAAGTGACAATAGCAAATTAG
- the rhaA gene encoding L-rhamnose isomerase, producing the protein MSIKENFELAKQAYAKWGVDVDEVVEKLKNVPISIHCWQGDDVAGFEVNQNELSGGIDVTGNYPGKATTAEELRSDLEKALSLIPGKHRVNLHAIYAETNGEVVERDQLEPKHFENWVKWAKENGLGLDYNPTLFSHPKAADGLTLSHPNEEIREFWINHCIGSRKIGEYFGKELGTPALTNIWVPDGYKDIPSDRLTPRKRLKESLDKIFAVETDERYNLDAVESKVFGIGSESYVVGSHEFYLNYAMKNDKLCLLDTGHYHPTETVSNKISSMLLFSEKLALHVSRPVRWDSDHVVILDDELREIALEIVRNDALDRVIIGLDFFDASINRVAAWTIGTRNMIKALLYAMLVPNEYLKQLQEEGNFTERLALMEEFKTYPFGAVWDYYCEKMGVPVRESWLEEVKAYENEVLSKR; encoded by the coding sequence ATGTCTATTAAAGAAAATTTTGAACTTGCGAAACAAGCGTATGCTAAATGGGGAGTAGACGTTGATGAAGTAGTAGAAAAGCTAAAGAACGTACCGATTTCCATTCATTGCTGGCAGGGCGATGATGTTGCTGGATTCGAAGTAAACCAAAACGAATTATCAGGTGGTATTGATGTAACGGGGAATTATCCTGGTAAAGCGACTACTGCTGAAGAATTAAGAAGTGATTTAGAGAAGGCTCTATCACTAATCCCTGGTAAGCACAGAGTTAATTTACATGCGATATACGCAGAAACAAATGGTGAAGTGGTTGAAAGAGATCAACTTGAACCAAAGCATTTTGAAAACTGGGTAAAGTGGGCAAAGGAAAACGGTCTTGGCTTGGATTATAATCCAACATTATTCTCACATCCAAAGGCTGCGGATGGTTTGACACTTTCACATCCAAACGAAGAAATTCGTGAATTCTGGATTAATCACTGTATTGGCAGCCGTAAAATAGGAGAGTATTTCGGAAAAGAGCTTGGTACACCAGCATTAACAAACATTTGGGTTCCAGATGGCTACAAGGATATCCCAAGTGACCGTCTAACTCCGAGAAAAAGATTAAAAGAATCATTGGATAAAATCTTTGCAGTTGAAACGGATGAAAGATATAACCTTGACGCTGTTGAAAGTAAAGTATTTGGTATTGGTTCTGAATCATATGTAGTTGGTTCACACGAGTTTTATCTAAACTATGCAATGAAAAACGATAAATTATGCTTACTAGATACAGGTCACTATCATCCAACAGAAACAGTATCAAACAAGATCTCTTCTATGCTTTTATTTAGTGAGAAACTTGCGTTGCACGTTTCAAGACCTGTTCGCTGGGACAGTGACCATGTTGTTATTCTTGATGATGAATTAAGGGAGATCGCGTTAGAGATTGTTCGTAACGATGCCTTAGACCGCGTTATCATCGGACTAGATTTCTTTGATGCAAGTATTAACCGTGTTGCAGCTTGGACAATTGGTACACGCAACATGATCAAAGCCTTGCTTTATGCGATGTTAGTACCAAATGAATATTTAAAGCAGCTTCAGGAAGAAGGCAACTTCACAGAAAGACTTGCTTTAATGGAAGAATTCAAAACCTATCCATTTGGTGCAGTTTGGGATTATTACTGTGAAAAAATGGGCGTACCAGTTAGAGAATCTTGGTTAGAAGAAGTAAAAGCTTATGAGAATGAGGTTTTATCTAAGCGATAA